A section of the Pochonia chlamydosporia 170 chromosome 2, whole genome shotgun sequence genome encodes:
- a CDS encoding thioredoxin-like protein (similar to Beauveria bassiana ARSEF 2860 XP_008603080.1), whose product MDTIYYVILILLALFVVGPALFADRSPIPETSGNVHKIAEAAELDTVLSSNKHVVVDFYADWCPPCRAIAPIFSKLADQHASSGHLAFAKVNVDHVKNVAARYKVSAMPTFVFFQNGEPKGVTVEGLKARQSVKLTDDGLVDRVLGADRAALEAVIQALAGKAK is encoded by the exons ATGGATACCATATATTATGTCATCTTGATATTGCTCGCCCTCTTTGTTGTAGGACCT GCACTATTTGCAGACCGCTCACCCATCCCCGAGACCTCAGGCAACGTCCACAAAATTGCCGAGGCCGCCGAGTTGGATACCGTCTTGTCCTCCAACAAGCATGTGGTGGTAGACTTCTACGCGGATTGGTGTCCGCCGTGCCGTGCCATTGCGCCAATCTTTTCAAAGCTAGCTGACCAGCACGCCTCGAGCGGCCATCTTGCCTTCGCTAAGGTCAACGTCGACCATGTCAAGAACGTTGCTGCGCGATACAAGGTCTCTGCGATGCCGACCTTTGTGTTCTTTCAAAATGGCGAGCCTAAGGGTGTGACTGTCGAGGGACTTAAGGCCCGGCAGTCTGTGAAACTCACCGATGACGGGCTGGTTGACAGGGTTCTGGGTGCGGATCGAGCGGCGCTGGAGGCGGTTATTCAGGCTCTGGCCGGTAAGGCTAAGTAA
- a CDS encoding metalloreductase (similar to Cordyceps militaris CM01 XP_006674569.1) produces MDMGDMHMNDASLGMDYNYAFARDYWYIIAGVVGGLTTIRGVELYTSRQRLQACEETSIEHATRPSGFIGQAWATSTAIVRELSHPQVYISKVGLRWATPPPLGRVLVLLSYWAMIIYFMSWNAVKDDAYFWERIGYRNAWVSIMQLPFIFLLSMKFNVIGFLIGSSHERLNWLHRWVARTMFITATVHGWHFWTEWVRADFVELELSIMPLVKYGLGAWGVLLFNVVVGFVPIRRMVYEVWLIQHILSSVTMLVLLSYHIPTNAMHLLWMSVSFLAFDRAARWALTAWQNTRWKPNKSTCQGMRRIGHNISARAVGDSVTVLTIKDVHFKWHAGQHIYLWVPRLGWIESHPYTIACAHQIKGTCCCNSIQLIIRAHKGFSKRLHEFAIKNPTKNLAGFVLGPFGVTTKWNSFETLVLIGASTGASFTVPILEHVAYAEKKSCVRRLEVALVARTTEEVEYYVERAKDAARAAQEKGIEVKLHIAITGSCVGTESGMPLVQNRQGRESDSTDGSTQEKTADLYSGKSVEEGLRSRSSNSYSRASRNSASSIDLVREYTSRPDIEALIREPVEQAWGESAVVVCGGKEIVARTRNFVSKLSDERAVHKGTGAQGIYLHVEEYAF; encoded by the exons ATGGATATGGGAGATATGCACATGAATGATGCGAGCTTAGGCATGGACTACAATTATGCCTTTGCTCGTGATTATTGGTATATTATTGCCGGCGTGGTAGGCGGACTGACTACGATTCGAGGCGTGGAACTGTACACAAGCAGACAAAG GTTACAAGCTTGTGAAGAAACATCGATAGAGCATGCCACAAGGCCAAGCGGCTTTATTGGCCAGGCATGGGCTACCTCAACAGCCATCGTCCGCGAACTGAGCCATCCGCAGGTCTACATCTCGAAAGTTGGCCTCCGATGGGCCACACCTCCACCGCTCGGCAGAGTCTTAGTTCTCCTAAGTTACTGGGCCATGATCATTTACTTCATGTCCTGGAACGCTGTCAAGGACGATGCCTATTTCTGGGAACGCATCGGCTACCGAAACGCCTGGGTCAGCATCATGCAGCTACCCTTCATATTTCTCCTGTCCATGAAGTTCAATGTGATCGGGTTTCTGATTGGAAGCAGCCACGAACGGCTCAACTGGCTGCACCGCTGGGTGGCAAGAACCATGTTTATCACGGCAACAGTTCACGGCTGGCATTTTTGGACAGAATGGGTACGAGCGGACTTTGTCGAGCTTGAACTCTCCATAATGCCCCTTGTCAAATACGGGCTTGGAGCATGGGGAGTTTTGCTCTTCAACGTGGTAGTAGGATTTGTACCCATCCGCAGAATGGTGTACGAAGTCTGGCTGATACAGCATATACTCTCCTCCGTCACCATGCTGGTGTTATTAAGCTACCATATCCCTACCAACGCAATGCACCTGCTGTGGATGTCAGTGTCATTTCTCGCCTTTGACAGAGCCGCACGATGGGCATTGACGGCTTGGCAAAATACCCGATGGAAACCAAACAAGTCTACTTGCCAGGGCATGAGGCGCATAGGACATAACATCTCTGCCAGAGCTGTTGGAGACTCGGTAACAGTCCTGACGATAAAGGATGTTCATTTCAAATGGCACGCCGGGCAACACATCTACCTTTGGGTTCCTCGACTGGGCTGGATCGAGTCACATCCATATACCATTGCATGTGCCCATCAAATAAAGGGAACATGCTGCTGCAACAGCATACAACTCATTATTCGAGCCCATAAGGGCTTCTCCAAGCGTCTCCACGAGTTCGCTATCAAAAATCCAACCAAGAACCTGGCTGGTTTCGTACTAGGTCCATTTGGAGTTACGACTAAATGGAATTCCTTCGAGACTCTAGTTTTAATCGGAGCCTCAACCGGAGCAAGCTTTACTGTGCCGATTCTAGAGCATGTCGCCTACGCAGAAAAGAAATCCTGCGTGCGAAGATTAGAAGTTGCTCTAGTGGCGAGAACGACAGAAGAAGTCGAATATTACGTGGAAAGAGCCAAGGACGCCGCAAGAGCTGCTCAGGAAAAGGGGATAGAGGTAAAATTGCATATCGCAATCACGGGTAGCTGCGTGGGAACAGAGTCGGGAATGCCACTTGTCCAAAATCGACAGGGGAGAGAAAGCGACTCAACAGATGGATCAACCCAAGAAAAGACGGCGGATTTGTACTCGGGGAAATCGGTCGAAGAGGGACTACGATCGAGAAGCAGCAACTCATACTCGAGGGCATCCCGAAACAGCGCTTCCAGCATCGACTTGGTGCGCGAGTATACTAGTCGGCCAGATATTGAGGCGTTGATCCGCGAGCCTGTTGAGCAAGCGTGGGGCGAAAGCGCCGTCGTTGTCTGTGGAGGAAAAGAGATTGTGGCGAGAACGAGAAACTTCGTCAGCAAGTTGAGCGACGAGCGGGCAGTGCACAAGGGAACTGGCGCACAGGGGATATATTTGCATGTTGAAGAGTACGCATTTTAA
- a CDS encoding expression library immunization antigen 1 (similar to Metarhizium robertsii ARSEF 23 XP_007823376.1), which translates to MKSFALLSALCGVGSAHFLLNYPKSIGFDDASEDKGPCGGFTPDFSKNVVDFHVGGDAISTKLTHPQGNWLFRVTTDEKAESGWEQIFPIVQQSGLGDFCQPQVTVPSSLVGKKGVLSVVSSATDGLLFQCAVVNFVEGKGTKPSACVNATSVKASFVDDDKLTALVGNSSTPSPTGTSGSGSQTSATSKSTHTGAASSLHAWSTSSAGWSSALTVLCMAALGGALMI; encoded by the exons ATGAAATCCTTTGCGCTGCTGTCTGCTCTCTGTGGCGTGGGATCTGCACACTTTCTTCTCAACTACCCAAAGTCAATTGGGTTTGATGATGCAAGTGAAGACAAAGGACCATGTGGCGGGTTCACACCGGATTTCTCCAAGAACGTAGTCGATTTTCATGTGGGCGGTGATGCCATCTCCACGAAGCTTACCCATCCCCAAGGCAACTGGCTTTTCCGCGTCACCACCGATGAAAAGGCCGAATCTGGCTGGGAACAGATCTTCCCCATTGTTCAACAGAGCGGGCTAGGAGATTTCTGTCAACCTCAAGTCACCGTCCCAAGCTCCTTGGTCGGCAAGAAGGGCGTTTTGAGTGTTGTCTCGTCTGCAACTGACGGACTTTTATTTCAG TGTGCTGTTGTCAACTTCGTCGAGGGCAAGGGAACCAAACCTTCTGCTTGCGTTAACGCGACAAGCGTCAAAGCCTCCTTCGTCGACGATGATAAGCTGACCGCCCTCGTTGGCAACAGCTCAACACCCTCGCCTACCGGGACCTCTGGGTCTGGTTCACAAACGTCTGCGACTTCGAAGTCCACACACACTGGCGCAGCATCATCCCTCCATGCTTGGTCGACCAGCAGCGCCGGATGGAGCAGCGCGTTGACTGTGTTGTGCATGGCCGCACTCGGTGGAGCTCTTATGATCTGA